Below is a genomic region from Leptotrichia shahii.
AGTATACTAAGAAGGGATATAAGGAAATATTGTTTTTGGGTCAAAATGTAAATTCTTATGGAAGTGATTTTGCAAATGGAAAAGATAATTTTGCTGAACTTTTGGAGCAAAGTGCAAATGTGGAAGGGGATTTCTGGATAAAATATGTATCGCCACATCCAAAGGACTTTAGTGACGAAGTAATTGATACGATTGCAAGAAATCCTAAAATAGCTAGAATGTTACATTTGCCATTACAATCAGGATCTACGAAAATTTTGGATGCAATGAATAGAGGATATACAAAGGAGGAATTTATTGCACTTGCTAAGAAAATTAAGCAAAAAGTACCTGATATTGGGCTTACAACTGATATTATTGTAGGATTTCCAGGAGAAACTGATGAGGATTTTCAAGATACGATGGATGTTGTAAATGAAGTTGGATTTGAAAATGCGTTTATGTTTATGTATTCTAAAAGAACAGGAACTCCTGCGGCTACAATGGAAAAGCAAGTTGACGAGCATATAAAAAATGAGAGATTACAACAGCTTATGAGATTGCAAAATATGAAGGCAAAGGAAGAAAGTCAAAAGTATTTAGGGAAAATTGTAAAAGTTTTAGTTGAAGGACCGAGCAAAAAAAATCCTGAAATGTTGACTGGTAGAAGTTCTACGCATAAAATAGTTTTATTTAAAAGTGATAGAAAGGATCTAAAGGGAAAATTTGTGAATACAAAAATTTATGATGCTAAGACATGGACATTATATGGAGAGTTGGTGGAGGAATAAATGATAAAAAAAGAAAAAAAAATTGAAGATGAAAAAGTATTGGAAGAACAGCCAGAAACGACAAAACTAAGAAGAGGACGAATAAGAAATATAGAAACAGATAAAATTTTGGAAAGTGCTGAATCAGGGGAAGAAAAAAAACATAAAGACGATGAAAACTTAAATTATGAAGAAAAAATGATAAAAGATATTCTTTCTGAAAATGTAACTAAATTGAAAAAAATGGCAAAGGAATATAAAATTGAAGGTTTTTCTGGAATGTCAAAACTTGAACTTATAAATGCTATTTTGATAAAAAAAGGTGAGGAAAGAGGAAAAACCTATGGATTTGGGAAACTGGATGTAATAGGCGACGGAAATTATGGATTTTTGAGAAATACATCAATTGGACCTGATGTGTATGTGTCGATTTCTCAGATAAAGAGGTTTTTTTTAAGAAATGAAGATATTGTATTTGGGGAATTAAGAATTCCGATTGGAACAGAGAAAAATTATGGGATTTTGAAGGTTTTGCTTGTAAATGGGGATTTGCCTGAAAAATCGCTGGAACGTCCGTATTTTGATGATTTAGTGCCATCTTATCCAGATGAAAAGTTAAATTTGGGAGGTGGAGAAATTTCATCTAGAATTATAGACCTTGTTTCGCCTATTGGGAAAGGGCAGAGAGGGCTCATAGTTGCACCCCCAAAAGCGGGAAAAACTGTGCTTCTTTCAACACTTGCAAATGATATTATAAAATATAATCCAGAAATTGATGTCTGGATACTGCTAATTGATGAACGGCCTGAGGAAGTTACGGATATTAAGGAAAATGTGAAGGATGCGGAAGTTTATTCGGCGACTTTTGATGAGGATCCTAGAGTGCATACGGAAGTTACGGAAAATGTGCTTCAAATGGCAAAAAGACAAGTGGAACGTGGGAAAGATATTTTAATTCTTATGGATAGCCTGACAAGGCTTGCACGTTCATATAATATAACCATTCCATCAAGTGGAAAGTTGATCTCAGGAGGGATTGATCCAAATGCACTTTATTATCCAAAAAGATTTTTAGGAGCTGCGAGAAATATAAAAAATGGTGGAAGTTTGACAATTATTGCGACGGCTCTTGTTGAAACTGGAAGTAGAATGGATGAAGTGATTTTTGAGGAATTTAAAGGTACAGGAAATATGGAAATCATTTTAAGCAGAACGCTTGAGCAGTTGAGAATATTTCCAGCGATTGATGTGCTGAAAAGTGGAACAAGACGTGAGGAGCTTTTAATTCCAAGACAGAATTTGGAAAAAATATGGAAATTGCGAAGAGAATTAAATGAAATGTCTGAAGTTGAAGGAATAAGAAATCTAATTGAGCTTATAAAAAAATATAAAAATAATGATGAATTATTGGAAGATTTGTATAAAACGAAAAAAATAAATAAATAAAAAATAGAAGGAGAGTAAAAATGTTTGGAAATGTAAAATATGAAGCAGGATTGTTATTTAACAAGGAAAATTTTAAATTGGTAAAAAAAGTTTTGAAAAGGGATGAAAAAATTGCTAAACATAATCATGAAAATGAAGAAATTATTTTCACAGTTTTGAAGGGAAAAATGGAAATATTTTTAAATGAAACTGAAAAACATATTTTAGTTCCAGGAGATATTTTGCATTTTGACGGAGTGAATTTTATTAATGGTGTTGCTTTAGAGGATTCTGAAGTTAGCGTTACATTGATAAAAAAATAGGAGTATTAAAAAAGGCTGTATTTCGTAAGATTAACTTTATGAGACAGCCATTTTTTTTTATTTTTATCAAAACCTTTAACTAAAAAATATTTGAAAATCTTTTTAACATTAGTTATACAAGTCAATCCAAATTGTTCATTTAAAAGAGTTGCAACATTTTTAGAAATAAATGATGGAGTTTATATTACATTTTTAGATTTTTATGGATTATTTTATTTTTATTTTTTTTTGAAATTAAATTCAATGTTGAGATTAAAATATAAAGATATACCAAATATGGCATAGCCCCAACTTTATGGAATTCAGTAAAAACAATTGCAAAAACAAAAATTCCAAGAGTAAGTAAAATCATTTTTCCAGATTCTCTTAACATTTCTTCCTTCACATCGTAACCAAATACCACAGGACGGAAAACTTTATTCATAATTCTTGTAAAAGGGTTTAATATTAATAGAACATAAGATAATATTTCGTTTTTTACTCCAAGTATTGATAAAAGTCCAATTACAAGTCCGAGCATTATCCCGTAATATATTTTTCCTGGTGCAGATGATGGACTTGTTGGCATATCTGTTGCCATAAAGATTCCTGTTAATAATAATCCGCCAGTTGAAATATTAATATTATTTCTTAAAAATATTGAAACTAGAAAAAATGTAGCAAATAAACTTACTGGAATATGCCATGAAATTCGATTTTTTAATAACAAGTACAGTCCTCCTAAAATTAGGGCAAATGCAGAATAAGCACCAACAGATCCTGAAGAAGTTAATAGTAATCCGTCTAGATAATTAGTAATTGAAGAATTATGAAATCCTGCAAAAAATTTTATTTTAGATAATTGTATTAATTCCTGACTGAACCATATTGTTCCAGAGGACATTGCTGATGAAAAAAATACAGTCATAAATTCCCGACCTATTACTGCAGGATTAAAAATGTTTTTTCCAATTCCGCCATAAATTAATTTTCCAAAAATAACTGCCATACAAGCTCCAAAAATAACTATAGGTAATGGAGTTAATGGGGCAAGTGTCATAGCCAGCAAGATACCTGTTATAATTGCTGACAAGTCATGAACAGAATCGTTGTCATTTAAAAAATATTTTGAAAAAAGTTTTTCAGTTACCACAGCGGATAAGACAGAAGTCGCTATTAAAAGGAGCGATTTTGTTCCATAAACTAAAGCTGAGGCGATAATAGCTGGAAATAATGCTGCGATTACGTCTTTCATAATATTTCTTACTTCTGTTTCAGTTCTGATATATGGAGTAAAAGATAATTTCTGTAATTTTCTTTTTTTAAAAAAGTTTTTTATTATTTTTTTTCTTTTAATTTTTTCATCGCTTTCTAGAGCTTCTTTTTTAGAAAATATTTTTTTTATATCAATCTTATTTTTTTTTAGTAGTTCTGTTTCTTTTTTCTTTTCTCTTTCTTTAATGTTTTCAGTTGTATTCAAATTACTTGAATTTTTTATTTTACTGTTGGTTCTGCCTATTTCAGAATCTTGAGAATAATTCTTTTTTAATTGTTCAGTTTTTTTAGCTTTTGGAAGGTTGTGAACTGTAGAATCTAAAAGTGTATCATCGTTGTCTAAAAGTCCCTTTTTGCCGTTATTCTTTTTTCTGTCTAATATTTCTTCCATTAACGATTTTTCGTTATTTTTCATTATTTTTTACCTCCAATTCCGACAAAATTAATTTTCCAGTTTTTATACTTTCCATCAAAGGAACTCTTGAAGGGCATACAAATTCACAAGCTCCGCAGTCGATACAGTTTTGAATATTAGCTGTTATCATTTTTTCATATTTCCCATTTTTATAGTAATCTGCAAATTCAAAAGGCATTAGGTTCATTGGACAGGCTTCTACACAATATCCGCAAGAAATGCAGTTTTTACGTTCAATTTCTTCTGTGTCTAAAAATAGTATTCCAGAAGTTCCTTTTACTGTTGGTATTCTAGAATCAAAAACTTCTGTTCCCATCATTGGTCCGCCAAAAATTACTTTATCTTCATTTACAATTTTTAGTTCATTTACAATATAGTAAAGTGGAGTTCCAAATTTTAACTTATAATTTCCGATATTTCTTGCTTTTTCTCCAGAAATTGTAACAATTCTTTCAATAAGTGGCTTTCCTTCAAAAAAAGCATTGTAAATTGCTTTGACTGTACTTACATTACTTACAATTACACCTTGTTCAAGAGGCAGTTCCCCCTTTTTAACTTTTTTTTGTGTAATAGTATTTATTAGTTGTAGTTCACTTCCTTGTGGATAAATTGTAGGAAGCAATTTTACTTTTACTTCAAATTTTTCTTCTTTTTGTATTTTTTCAAATATTTCAATTAGTTCCTTATTTTCTTCTTCTATTCCAATTACAATTTCTTTCGGATTTAATAATTTTTGTATAACTTTTAAGCCACGGAAAATTTCTGTTGTAAAATTTTTCATAACAGAGTAGTCAGAAGTCAAATATGGTTCACATTCAGCACCGTTTATTATAAGGGTTTCTACTTTTTTAAATTTTATATCATATTTTACATGTGTGGGAAATTGTGCTCCTCCAAGCCCAACTATTCCTGCTTCCCTGATTATTTTAAAAATTTCTTCTTTTTTTATCAGTCTTAAATCACGTAGTTCTCTTTTCGTCAAAGTTTCTTCTGTATTTTGAAAGTCATTTACAATAATAACTGTTTTGACTTTTTTTCCGTTTGCCATAAGATGATCAATAATATCAACGACGTCCCCAGAAACTGGCGAATGAATATTAGCTGAAATATTTCCAGAAATTTCTCCTATTTTTTCATATTTTTTTACGTGGTCTCCAATTTCTACTATTGGAATAGCTGGACTTCCTATATGTTGTGAAAGAGGTATGTAAAAAAGGTTGGGATCTGCAATTTCTTTTATTTTGGTATTTTTTGTCATTGGTTTCATTGGTTGACGTTCTTTATTTGTATTTTTTTTTATAGTCTTTTCATCTTCATCAATGTTCTTGTTGAAAAGGATGTTTGCTATTCGTCTAAAACTTATTCTTCTAACCATTTTTATCTCCATTTTTTATTTATTAATTTTTAGTAAATTTACGTAATAAGGCGAACTCTTTTAATTTAAAAAAAGTCAATAATTTTAAAGGTTCAGATTTAAAGAAAATCTTATCAATAACTAGAAAACAAGGGGTTTTTGCCCCTCGTTCCAGAATATTATCAAAATATTAATTAGTTTGTTGTCATAAGTTCATTTATCAGATCTTTTACATGCACAAGTTCCTTTAATCTCCATCCATTAGCCCCTGAGAAAAACAATCCGCTTTGAAGTCTACCTAGATAAGCATCTCCCAAGCTGTCGGCAATACAGTATCCCACTCTATTTGCACCTTTTCCACGTTCACAAGGAAATACGCAGTTGCTTATACATTTGATTTTTTTTGTATTTGGTTCTAATGTTTTGATTAAATTTGTTTTTACTGCACGTCCAGGATAACCAACTGGAGAACTTACGATTACAATGTCTTCTTCCTTTGCATCGATCAATACTTGTTTTAACACATCGCTTGCATCACATTCGTAAGTACCGATAAATCTTGTACCCATCTGAACGGCATCTGCTCCAAGTGCCATAATATTTTTTATATCGTTATTGTCCCATATTCCACCTGCTGCAATAATAGGAAAATCTCCCCATTTATCACGCTCTTCCTTTATTGGAGGAAGAATTGCTTCCAGCTGATGTTCAGGAGCGAATAATTCTTCATATTTTGCACCTTGGTGTCCTCCACTTTTTGGTCCTTCCACAATTACTGCGCCTGGCATTTTTCCAGCAGCCTTCCATTTTCTGCAAATTATTTTTAATGCTCTGGCTGATGAAACTATTGGAACAATTTCCACATCTGGATAATCTTTTACAAGTTTTGGAAGTTCCAGCGGAAGTCCAGCTCCTGTAACAATAATATTTGCTCCAGCTTCAAGTGCATCCTTTACAACTCTCGCATAATCATTTATTGCATGGAGAATATTGCAGGCAAGCGGTTTATCTCCACAAATTTTTCTTGCATTTTTAAATATTTCAAAAAGTGCTTCACGATTATAGGCATTTTCTGTTCCAAGAGGACGTCCATTTACAGCTTTTTTTACAAATTTCATATTTTGGTAATATCCAGTACAAATTGCACTTATTGTTCCAAGACATCCATTTTTTGCAACGTTTCCAGCAAGTCTGTCCCAGCTGATACCAACTCCCATTCCACCTTGAACGATTGGTTTTTCAATAAAATATTTTCCTATTTTAATTCCCTTTAATTCAATTTTTTTATTTTCATTTATTTTTTCTTCATTTAAATTTACAGAATTTTCTTCTTTTATTTCTGATGCTTTATTCACTTTAATTTCCTCCAATTTTATAATTTTTATTAATAGTTATTTTTATGAAAATTATACGGAGGAGCTCTACAAATTTTTGTATTTGAACTTATTGAAGTATAATTTAAGAGAATATAAAAAAATAAATATAGTTTTTGTAAAATTTCTAATATTTTTTTTATTCTTTCGATTATCTTATTTCTAATATCATTTTCAATAAAATTTTTATATCCATTGGCACAAAGCCTCTCAAATTTTTCAACGAGCCTTTTTAAATCAACATTTTCCAAAAAGGATAAATCAATGCCTGAATTGGAAATATATTTATCCAAAGCCTTTAGAAATCCATCACTTTTGCTAATAACAATATTTTTATTTTTTTTATATAATAAAGCAACGTTTTCAATATTTAAAAAATTTATTTTAGAAAAAGTACCAAAGTAATCTTTTTTTGTTATTTGGTCAAAAAGAATTGATATAACCGACTGTACAACTTTTGAGAGTTTTTTTAGCCGAAATTTTTCAAACATAAAACCTCCTTTATTACTTAATTATTTTGATATTAAAAAAATTTGTTTATACAATGCATACTGTTTTAATTATATAATGTTTTTGTAATTTTTACAATTAAATATTTTTATTTTGTTAATCAAAGTATTTTAAAAATAAATAGAATAACAGTAAAAATAAAAAAAATATTAATAATTTTATAGAAAACAAATAATTTTTAAAATACCGTCAAAAAATTGCAATCTTATAAATTTTAGAGTATAATATATTTTAGAATATTAAAATTATTATAGATAAAAATAATTGAGGAAAATAAATAGGAAATTGTAAAAGTAAAGTCTGTAAAAATTATATAAACTTTTACATAAAACTAAAATAAAGAAAAATATAGGAGGCTTTATGGTTGCAACAATACAAGTTAATAAACAAAGTATAAAACGGCTGCTGGAAAGCGGGAAAGAACAGATGTTTTTAATACCTGAATATCAAAGGCCATATTCCTGGACTGAAAATGAGACTAAGACATTATTTTACGATCTTTTGGAATTTACAGAAAGTGAGTCGAAAAAAAATAGTGAAGTGGAAGGAACATATTTTTTAGGAAGTATCGTTTCTTATGAAAATGAAGCTGGAGAGCAGGAAATCATTGATGGGCAGCAAAGAATCACTTCATTGTTCTTGCTTCTTCGTGCAATTTATACAAAATTAACTTCTTATAAGGAAAAAACTGTTGAGCAGGAAAACTTTATAAGACAGATTCAGCCTGCACTTTGGAAACAGGAAAAATTGACTGGAGAAGTTGATTATAAAAGTGTGCTGATTACATCACGAGTTATAGATAATGAGGGAAATAAAATTTTACAGGATATTTTAGAAACAGGAATTGCTGACCATAAGAGAAAGGACAATTATTCTAAAAATTATATTTTATTCCAAAGGCTATTTGATAAACTTTGTGAATTAAGTCCAACTTTAATGCTGGAATTTATTTATTATACATTAAATAAGGTGGTAGTTTTCCCAATAAAGACAGATTCTCAAGATGATGCTCTAAGCGTGTTTTCTACTTTGAATGACAGAGGATTGCCATTATCTGAAGCGGATATATTTAAGGCAAAAATGTATAATAGAATAAAAAAAGAATATAAGAAAATGTTTATTAAGCAATGGAAAAATCTAAGTGAACGGGCAACCTATGCCAGAGAAAATGTAAAACAGCTGTTTTATTACTATATGTTCTATTTAAGGGCAGTAGAAAAGGATATTGCAACAACTACACTTGGACTTAGACGTTTTTATTCAAAAAATGGATTTACAAGGCTGTATAAATCAAATTTACTAAAACATCTGGATCAAATTCTGGATTTATGGGTTGTAATGAACAGGCATGAATCTATTGACGACAAGCCTTGGACTGAAAATATAAATATTATTAAAATTTTGGATACTTTGTCAGCATATCCAAATGAATCTTGGAAATATCCAGTTGTTGTATATTATTTGTCGCATGGAGAAAAGGAAAATTTTGAAGCGTGTTTTCTAAAATTTTTGAGAAAGCTGTTTTTGGAATTAACTGCCAATTACCTTGTAACGCCAAGTGTTTCAGCAGTAAAAGCAGACATTCTCAAATTAAATGTTGATATAGTTGATAATATTTCTCCAAAAGTTGCGTTTAAAAATATTCCAATCACGATATTACAGGAAAGAGTTAAAACGCCCAATAAAAATCTTGTGCGTATGATTTTAAAAATGGTTGTCTATAATAATCAAGATGAACTGTTGCCTGAAAAATGGGAAGTTGAATATATATTGCCACAAAAATGGAGTGACCGGTTTACAGAAAGTGTCGAAAATAAAGAAGTTAAGAAGCATATAAATTATATAGGAAACAAGATTCCATTTGAAAGAAGATTGTCAATTAAAGCTACGGAAAACTTCTTTGAAAAGAAAAAGATAAGTTATAAAAAATCTAAAATTAAATATGTTAGAGAATTGATACCAGATGATAAGAATGACTGGACTTTTGAAGATATTGAAACAAGAAATAAAAAAGTAGCTGAAGAACTTGTTAAATTGTTTATTACTTGGAATGGAGAATATGAATTTTAAAGGAGAAAAATTTGGAAAGTTTTATTTTTTTAGGAATTATTTTGTTAGTTGGAGCAATAACAAATAATAAGTCTATTGTTTGGGCAACAATTTTTGTGCTAATTTTAAAATCTTTATTTAATATTACTGAATATTATAAAATAAAGGGAATTAATATTGAAGGATTTATGACTCAATTTAGAAAGGAAGGGATAAGCTGGGGAGTGTTAATAATTACAATTGCAATTTTGATTCCTATTGCAACTGGGGAAATTGGTTTTTCCCATCTGCTTTCTGCCTTTAAATCTCCAGTTGGATGGGTTGCAATTATAAGTGGAATTACAGTTTCCATCCTTTCTTCAAAAGGAGTCGGACTTCTTTCTGGGCAGCCTGAGATCACCGTTGCCCTTGTAATTGGGACAATAATGGGAGTTGTATTTTTTAAAGGAATTGCGGCAGGACCAGTTATTGCCAGCGGAATTACATTTTGCATTTTAAAGGTGATGGAATTATTTTTAAGGCATTGATTTTGTTTAAAGGTTATTTTTTATAAAAAAACAGCAAAAATTTAAAAAAGTAAAGAAATGGTGTTGACAAAAGCTACAGAGTATGGTATTATAAATGAGCTAGTTTATTCTGGTAATACCAATATTTTATTGGGAGGGATAGAAACAATGAGAGTACAAGTTATTTTAGAGTGCACTGAAACTAAGTTGAGACATTATGTTACAACTAAAAATAAAAAAACTCATCCTGAAAGATTAGAGATGAGAAAATACAATCCAGTGCTTAAAAGACATTCTCTTTACAGAGAAGTTAAATAATCTCATAAAAATAGATAGGTCAGTAGTTCAATTGGTAGAGCGTCGGTCTCCAAAACCGAAAGTTGCGGGTTCGATTCCTGCCTGGCCTGCCATTTTATTTTATGAGAATTTTTTTTAATAAAGAAATTAGTTATATATGGTTTGAGAACTATTTATTTTTTAAGTTAAATTTCTTTATTTAGAGTAGGAGAATTTAGTTTTTTAGTTAAAATTCTTGGATGATTCTAGGAGATAATTATGAGTAAATTTAATTTAGAGGATGCTATCAGAAATTTACGTGAGGAATATAAAAAAATATATTGGCCAGATAAAATTGAAATTTATCATGTTACTATAATTGTGATTTTGATGACAGCTTTTATAGCTGTATATACACTTCTTTTTGATACAGCATTTAATTTTGTGTTGGCAAAAATAAGTGAAGTTCTAAGAAATATTTTAGGAGGCGCGTAAAGTGACTGAAGCAAGTGAAAAGGTTGAAGAGGAAGTTGCATACGAAAAAAAATGGTATATAATTCACACTTATTCTGGTTATGAAAAAAAAGTGGCTGCTGATTTAGAAAAAAGAATAGAGTCGCTTGATTTGACGGATAGAGTTTTTAGAATTTTGGTGCCTGAAGAAGAGGTTCTAGAAGAAAAACGTGGAAAAATGGTAAAAGTTCCAAGAAAACTTTTTCCAAGTTATGTAATGATAGAAATGCTTTCTGTTAGAGAAGAAAATGAATTAGGGCTGGGATATCGTGTTGACAGTGATGCCTGGTATGTAATAAGAAACACTAATGGAGTTACTGGATTTGTCGGGGTTGGAAGTGATCCAATACCGTTGTCTGATGAAGAAGCTGCAGATTTACTTTCTAAAATTGGAATTGATATCGATGGAGAAGAAAAAGCTCCGAGACTTGATATTAATTTTACAGTTGGAGAAGTTGTTACTGTTAAAGGTGGCTCATTTGATGGACAGCAAGGAGAAATTTCAGAAATTGACCATGAACACGGTAAAATAAAGGTAATGCTTGAAGTATTGGGGCGTTTGACTCCTGTAGAAGTAGAGCATACTGAAATAGAAAAAATAGATTATTAAAATTTAAAAACAAAAAAAGTATTATTTTAAAGGAAAGTATTATTAAAGAATAACAATTAGCGAAATTTTAATTTGAAAGAAAGAGTGGGAGATTTTAAAAATTCAATTACCACAGAGGAGGAAAAATGGCTAAAGAAGTAATCGGGAAGATTAAATTACAATTAGAAGCGGGGAAAGCGAATCCTGCACCACCAGTAGGGCCTGCATTAGGACAACATGGGGTAAACATTGCAGAATTCTGTAAATCATTCAACGCTCAGACACAAGATAAAATGGGATTCGTAATTCCAGTAGAAATTACTGTTTATGCAGATAGAAGTTTTACATTTATACTAAAAACACCACCTGCATCAGACTTGTTGAAAAAAGCTGCTAAAGTTAAAAAAGGTGCTGGGAACTCAGTAAAAGAAGTTGCTGGAACTATAACTAAAGCTCAATTGCAAGAAATTGCAGAAACTAAAATGCCAGATTTAAATGCTGGATCAGTTGAAGCGGCTATGAATATTATCGCAGGAACTGCAAGAAGTATGGGAATTAAAATTTCTGAATAATTAAATATTTAAATTAGAGATAAGAAATAAAGAATTATAATGATTATTAGAACAAGTGGAAGGTTATAAAACCAATGACCACAGAGGAGGAAATAATAAATGGCAAAAAGAGGAAAAAGATACGATAACATTTCTCAAAAAGTAGATAAAATGAAAGTTTACACACCAGAAGAAGCATTGGATTTAGTTTTTGAAACTAAAAGTGCAAAATTTGTGGAAACAGTAGAATTAGCAATAAGATTGGGAGTAGATCCAAGACACGCTGATCAGCAAGTAAGAGGTACAGTTTCATTACCAAACGGAACAGGTAAAACAGTAAGAATCTTGGCTATTACAAGCGGAGAAAATATTGATAAGGCATTGGCAGCAGGAGCAGATTTTGCTGGAGATGATGAATATATTAACAAAATCCAAGGTGGATGGCTTGATTTTGACTTAGTAATTGCTACACCTGATATGATGCCTAAACTAGGAAGATTAGGAAGAATTTTAGGAACTAAAGGACTTATGCCTAACCCTAAATCAGGAACAGTTACAACAAACATTGAACAAACAGTTCAAGAATTTAAAAAAGGAAAAGTTGCATTTAAAGTTGATAAATTAGGATCGATTCACTTACCAATCGGTAAAGTTGATTTTACAAAGGAAGCTATCGTAGAAAACTTCAAAGTAGCATTAGATCAAATTATCAAATTAAAACCAGCCGCTTCAAAAGGGCAATATTTAAGAACAGTTGCAATCTCATTAACTATGGGACCTGGAATTAAAGTTGATCCATTATTGGCTGGAGCATTTGTTGCTAAATAGTAAATAATCTTAATAATATAAATTACCGAGCGGATTTTTTCTGTTCGGTAATTTAAAAAAATATAAAAATTAATAATGATTTTTAAAATATACTTGCAATTTTGTGAAAATTGTTGTATAATAATATATATTGGTTTATAATATATAAATCATATAGAAAAATATAACCAAAGAC
It encodes:
- a CDS encoding DUF262 domain-containing protein produces the protein MVATIQVNKQSIKRLLESGKEQMFLIPEYQRPYSWTENETKTLFYDLLEFTESESKKNSEVEGTYFLGSIVSYENEAGEQEIIDGQQRITSLFLLLRAIYTKLTSYKEKTVEQENFIRQIQPALWKQEKLTGEVDYKSVLITSRVIDNEGNKILQDILETGIADHKRKDNYSKNYILFQRLFDKLCELSPTLMLEFIYYTLNKVVVFPIKTDSQDDALSVFSTLNDRGLPLSEADIFKAKMYNRIKKEYKKMFIKQWKNLSERATYARENVKQLFYYYMFYLRAVEKDIATTTLGLRRFYSKNGFTRLYKSNLLKHLDQILDLWVVMNRHESIDDKPWTENINIIKILDTLSAYPNESWKYPVVVYYLSHGEKENFEACFLKFLRKLFLELTANYLVTPSVSAVKADILKLNVDIVDNISPKVAFKNIPITILQERVKTPNKNLVRMILKMVVYNNQDELLPEKWEVEYILPQKWSDRFTESVENKEVKKHINYIGNKIPFERRLSIKATENFFEKKKISYKKSKIKYVRELIPDDKNDWTFEDIETRNKKVAEELVKLFITWNGEYEF
- a CDS encoding DUF441 domain-containing protein — its product is MESFIFLGIILLVGAITNNKSIVWATIFVLILKSLFNITEYYKIKGINIEGFMTQFRKEGISWGVLIITIAILIPIATGEIGFSHLLSAFKSPVGWVAIISGITVSILSSKGVGLLSGQPEITVALVIGTIMGVVFFKGIAAGPVIASGITFCILKVMELFLRH
- the rpmG gene encoding 50S ribosomal protein L33 yields the protein MRVQVILECTETKLRHYVTTKNKKTHPERLEMRKYNPVLKRHSLYREVK
- the secE gene encoding preprotein translocase subunit SecE — translated: MSKFNLEDAIRNLREEYKKIYWPDKIEIYHVTIIVILMTAFIAVYTLLFDTAFNFVLAKISEVLRNILGGA
- the nusG gene encoding transcription termination/antitermination protein NusG translates to MTEASEKVEEEVAYEKKWYIIHTYSGYEKKVAADLEKRIESLDLTDRVFRILVPEEEVLEEKRGKMVKVPRKLFPSYVMIEMLSVREENELGLGYRVDSDAWYVIRNTNGVTGFVGVGSDPIPLSDEEAADLLSKIGIDIDGEEKAPRLDINFTVGEVVTVKGGSFDGQQGEISEIDHEHGKIKVMLEVLGRLTPVEVEHTEIEKIDY
- the rplK gene encoding 50S ribosomal protein L11; the protein is MAKEVIGKIKLQLEAGKANPAPPVGPALGQHGVNIAEFCKSFNAQTQDKMGFVIPVEITVYADRSFTFILKTPPASDLLKKAAKVKKGAGNSVKEVAGTITKAQLQEIAETKMPDLNAGSVEAAMNIIAGTARSMGIKISE
- the rplA gene encoding 50S ribosomal protein L1, with amino-acid sequence MAKRGKRYDNISQKVDKMKVYTPEEALDLVFETKSAKFVETVELAIRLGVDPRHADQQVRGTVSLPNGTGKTVRILAITSGENIDKALAAGADFAGDDEYINKIQGGWLDFDLVIATPDMMPKLGRLGRILGTKGLMPNPKSGTVTTNIEQTVQEFKKGKVAFKVDKLGSIHLPIGKVDFTKEAIVENFKVALDQIIKLKPAASKGQYLRTVAISLTMGPGIKVDPLLAGAFVAK